The following proteins are co-located in the Streptomyces bottropensis ATCC 25435 genome:
- the cas7e gene encoding type I-E CRISPR-associated protein Cas7/Cse4/CasC, translating into MNAPARFIDIHVLQSVPFANLNRDDTNSVKTVQYGNTLRTRVSSQSWKRAIRSVFEDHIGDAALRTRRIGERVSRDLSLRGWPTELAQRAGGHVAAASGIKFELAKAPGEGKQAVPNKVLTNAMVYVPEAAVAELADLAERHRAALEQAKDIKKPADKSVLPTAEVESVLRSRNGVINLFGRMLAEIDDAGVDGAVQVAHALTTHETDVELDYFSAVDDITALWNDASGSGHMGHAEFSAGTFYRYATLDLRDLTANIGDEPAAARDLTAAFLTSFITSLPQAKKNSTAPHTIPDLVHVSVRADRPLSYAAAFEKPVQASPQGGFADLSRTRLSHYAQAANTLLGTRALLASGWAGLDSDDLAGLGERRDSFDDLITTALDAALTPATAEATA; encoded by the coding sequence ATGAACGCACCGGCCCGCTTCATCGACATCCACGTCCTGCAGTCCGTCCCGTTCGCCAACCTCAACCGGGACGACACCAACTCCGTCAAGACCGTCCAGTACGGCAACACACTGCGGACCCGTGTCAGCAGCCAGTCCTGGAAGCGCGCCATCCGCAGCGTGTTCGAAGACCACATCGGCGACGCCGCGCTGCGCACCCGCCGCATCGGTGAACGCGTCAGCCGCGACCTGTCACTGCGTGGCTGGCCCACCGAGCTGGCCCAGCGGGCAGGCGGCCACGTCGCGGCGGCCAGCGGCATCAAGTTCGAACTCGCCAAGGCCCCAGGCGAAGGCAAGCAGGCCGTGCCCAACAAGGTGCTGACCAACGCCATGGTGTACGTGCCGGAGGCCGCCGTCGCCGAGCTGGCCGACCTCGCCGAACGCCACCGCGCGGCTCTGGAGCAGGCCAAGGACATCAAGAAGCCCGCAGACAAGAGCGTCCTGCCCACCGCGGAGGTGGAGAGCGTGCTGCGGTCCCGCAACGGGGTCATCAACCTTTTCGGACGGATGCTCGCCGAGATCGACGACGCCGGGGTGGACGGCGCCGTGCAGGTCGCCCACGCCCTGACCACTCACGAGACCGACGTCGAACTCGACTACTTCTCCGCCGTGGACGACATCACCGCCTTGTGGAACGACGCCAGCGGCAGCGGTCACATGGGACACGCCGAATTCAGCGCCGGCACCTTCTACCGCTATGCCACCCTCGATCTGCGCGACCTGACGGCCAACATCGGCGACGAGCCCGCAGCCGCCCGCGACCTGACCGCCGCTTTCCTGACGTCCTTCATCACGTCCTTGCCCCAGGCCAAGAAGAACTCCACCGCCCCCCACACCATCCCCGACCTCGTCCACGTCAGTGTCCGCGCCGACCGGCCCCTGTCCTACGCCGCCGCCTTCGAAAAGCCCGTCCAGGCAAGTCCCCAGGGCGGCTTCGCCGACCTCTCCCGCACCCGGCTCTCCCACTACGCCCAGGCCGCCAACACCCTGCTCGGCACACGCGCCCTCCTCGCCTCCGGCTGGGCCGGCCTCGACAGCGACGACCTGGCAGGACTCGGCGAGCGCCGCGACTCCTTCGACGACCTGATCACCACCGCCCTGGACGCTGCCCTCACCCCCGCGACGGCCGAGGCGACCGCGTGA